A single genomic interval of Mucilaginibacter boryungensis harbors:
- a CDS encoding Rossmann-like and DUF2520 domain-containing protein — protein MRITLIGSGNVATHLGAALKNAGHYIVQVYSRNLQHAALLAYHIKAEAIDNLQQIDPNTDIFIISVKDDAIESIVKHLAPLNKLILHTSGSTDIKVLLQYRAQAGVFYPLQTFSRNKEVNFREVPLCIEGANAGITQQIKELAQTVSNNVYEVDSLQRRILHLAAVFACNFPNYLYSVAQNLLAQHNLDFDMLKPLITETADKVQQQLPTDVQTGPAVRNDELTMNKHLEMLQDQPLLQQLYQLLSQGIIKMDKGSNADK, from the coding sequence ATGCGTATCACCCTTATTGGCTCGGGCAATGTGGCTACTCATTTAGGCGCAGCGCTAAAAAATGCCGGGCATTATATTGTGCAGGTTTATAGCCGAAACTTACAGCATGCTGCTTTGCTGGCCTACCATATTAAAGCAGAAGCTATTGATAATTTGCAGCAGATCGATCCTAACACGGATATTTTTATCATCTCGGTGAAGGATGATGCTATAGAAAGCATTGTAAAACATTTGGCACCATTAAATAAGCTGATATTACATACATCAGGGAGTACAGATATTAAAGTATTGTTGCAGTATAGGGCACAAGCAGGGGTGTTTTATCCACTTCAAACATTCAGCCGAAACAAAGAGGTGAATTTTAGAGAAGTGCCTTTGTGTATTGAAGGGGCAAATGCCGGTATTACCCAACAAATAAAAGAACTGGCCCAAACTGTAAGCAATAATGTATACGAGGTAGATTCACTCCAACGGCGTATACTGCATTTAGCCGCCGTGTTTGCCTGTAATTTCCCAAATTATCTATATAGTGTGGCTCAAAATTTATTGGCGCAGCACAATTTGGATTTTGATATGCTTAAACCGCTGATCACCGAAACGGCAGATAAAGTCCAACAACAGCTTCCAACCGATGTGCAGACCGGTCCGGCTGTGCGCAATGATGAATTAACCATGAATAAGCACCTGGAAATGCTGCAGGATCAGCCTTTATTACAGCAGTTATACCAATTACTTAGTCAGGGTATTATCAAAATGGATAAAGGCAGCAACGCCGATAAGTAA
- a CDS encoding cytochrome c maturation protein CcmE domain-containing protein — translation MKKSSIFGLVVIAIAIAVIISTYKSASTYGSFKDAKQSAATLQVVGHLNKQKALYYDATKDANYFSFFMKDNKGQECKVIFTGTKPQDFERSEQVVLTGKMVGNEFHASKILMKCPSKYTQDKLETTEFTAKQASI, via the coding sequence ATGAAAAAAAGTTCAATTTTTGGTTTAGTGGTTATTGCTATTGCTATAGCAGTAATTATAAGCACCTATAAAAGCGCAAGCACTTACGGTTCGTTTAAAGATGCTAAACAAAGCGCAGCCACTTTGCAGGTAGTTGGCCATTTGAATAAGCAAAAAGCTTTATATTACGATGCTACCAAGGATGCCAACTACTTCTCTTTCTTTATGAAAGATAACAAAGGGCAGGAATGTAAAGTAATATTCACAGGCACCAAACCGCAGGACTTTGAACGCTCTGAGCAGGTGGTACTGACCGGCAAAATGGTAGGCAACGAATTTCATGCTTCGAAGATATTGATGAAGTGCCCATCTAAATACACCCAGGATAAACTGGAGACTACAGAATTTACCGCTAAACAGGCCAGCATATAA
- a CDS encoding 2Fe-2S iron-sulfur cluster-binding protein — translation MNIFKVKINFEEKGLEPVELPAAEGESVLDVCLENGIELQHNCGGVCGCSTCHIYVNKGEDNIQEISDKEEDFIDRAVNPRINSRLGCQCVLIDGDIEITIPDQSQFLGH, via the coding sequence ATGAATATTTTTAAAGTTAAAATAAACTTTGAGGAAAAAGGACTGGAGCCAGTAGAACTACCTGCCGCCGAAGGAGAATCTGTATTAGATGTATGCCTGGAGAATGGTATAGAATTACAGCATAACTGTGGCGGCGTATGCGGCTGTAGTACCTGCCATATTTATGTGAACAAGGGCGAAGATAACATACAGGAGATATCGGACAAGGAAGAGGATTTTATAGACCGGGCAGTTAACCCGCGTATAAACTCAAGGTTAGGCTGCCAATGCGTGCTTATTGATGGTGATATTGAAATTACCATACCCGATCAATCACAGTTTTTAGGCCACTAA
- a CDS encoding KdsC family phosphatase, protein MKSPLFDQLKTITTFIFDVDGVLTDGAVFVADNGDRFRQFNIKDGYALQLAVKCGYYVAAISGANAEGSRKRLNDLGIQDVFIGCKDKVAIFNDYLADHNIDPKTVLFMGDDIPDLKVMQLVGLPVCPADAVEEIKAISTYISSIAGGKGCARDVIEKVMKIQAKWMNAEAYSW, encoded by the coding sequence ATGAAATCACCTTTATTCGATCAGCTTAAAACCATCACCACCTTCATTTTTGATGTGGATGGTGTGTTGACGGATGGAGCGGTATTTGTGGCAGATAACGGCGATCGTTTCCGTCAATTTAACATTAAGGATGGTTATGCCCTTCAATTAGCGGTTAAATGCGGATATTACGTAGCAGCCATTTCAGGCGCTAATGCCGAAGGCAGCCGCAAACGGCTAAATGATCTTGGTATCCAGGATGTATTTATTGGGTGTAAAGATAAGGTCGCTATCTTCAACGATTATCTTGCAGATCATAATATAGACCCCAAAACGGTATTGTTTATGGGCGATGACATACCCGACCTGAAAGTAATGCAATTAGTAGGTTTGCCTGTTTGCCCAGCTGATGCAGTGGAAGAGATAAAAGCGATAAGCACTTACATTTCATCAATTGCAGGCGGCAAAGGCTGTGCACGCGATGTAATAGAGAAGGTGATGAAAATACAAGCTAAATGGATGAATGCCGAGGCGTATAGCTGGTGA
- a CDS encoding alpha/beta fold hydrolase: MRYFRLIFIAIIFLISITTIILGSLYFYRDIEKKTLTDKDRRNVPGSFIRLKAGTTHYQLAGPDTGKVVVLLHGFSVPYYIWDVTFEYLVNHGYRVLRYDQYGRGYSDKPDSVYNHQFYFDQLIQLLSALHIKTPVNIAGISFGGMLATNFTSRYPNLVDKVILIDPGYETLQPDKPEFLVRYYETIHPRERAESQLTDFKYPEQHPDWVAKYKVQMQYKGFTNSLISTMYNYPYNGRESNVQLNTKHKPVLLIWGREDKTVPFNFSDSVRRVLNVQFFPVDDAGHLPYLEQPAKVNARIVEFLREK, encoded by the coding sequence ATGAGATATTTTAGATTGATATTTATAGCCATCATTTTTCTTATTAGTATTACCACCATCATATTAGGAAGCCTGTATTTTTATAGAGACATTGAAAAAAAGACGCTAACCGATAAGGACAGAAGAAATGTCCCGGGCAGTTTTATCCGCCTTAAAGCCGGGACCACCCATTACCAACTGGCAGGCCCCGATACGGGGAAAGTTGTTGTATTGTTACATGGTTTTAGTGTGCCGTATTACATTTGGGACGTCACTTTTGAATATTTAGTTAACCATGGTTACCGCGTTTTAAGATACGATCAATACGGCCGCGGATACTCTGATAAACCTGATAGTGTTTATAACCATCAATTCTATTTTGATCAGTTAATTCAGTTACTATCAGCACTGCACATTAAAACACCTGTAAATATTGCGGGTATCTCTTTTGGCGGCATGCTGGCTACTAATTTTACCAGCCGTTATCCAAATTTGGTTGATAAAGTAATTTTGATAGATCCCGGATATGAGACGCTTCAACCTGATAAACCCGAATTTTTAGTGAGGTATTATGAAACGATACATCCGCGCGAGCGTGCCGAAAGTCAGCTGACCGATTTTAAATATCCCGAACAACATCCCGACTGGGTAGCCAAGTATAAAGTACAAATGCAATATAAGGGGTTCACCAATTCGTTGATATCAACCATGTATAACTATCCTTATAATGGCCGCGAAAGCAATGTGCAATTAAATACCAAACATAAGCCTGTTTTACTGATATGGGGCCGCGAAGACAAAACGGTACCTTTTAATTTCAGCGATTCGGTGCGCAGGGTGTTAAATGTTCAGTTTTTCCCGGTTGATGACGCCGGGCACTTGCCTTATCTTGAACAGCCCGCCAAGGTTAATGCAAGGATAGTGGAGTTTTTGCGGGAGAAGTAG
- the ccsA gene encoding cytochrome c biogenesis protein CcsA — protein sequence MDTAFKGEHLVPGHLGQFFIILAFGAALLSTISYYFAATSNDKLDKSWLWLGRVGFWLNTVSVIGIGSCLFYIIYNHLFEYHYAWAHSSRTLPVYYIISSYWEGQEGSFWLWGFWQAVLGNLLIWKAKSWERPVMTVISLSQVLLSSMLLGVEIFGTRIGSSPFILLRQAIEGPIFSRPDYLGYIKDGNGLNPLLQNYWMVIHPPTLFLGFASMIVPFAYAVAGLWQKRYKEWVQPAISYALFAVMVLGTGIIMGSFWAYESLNFGGFWAWDPVENASVIPWLTLIGAVHVLIVYKNTGHAYFTALFLTLISFVLVLYASFLTRSGILGETSVHAFTDLGMFWHLVVDVLIFLIIVVVLIAVRWKELPISKKEEETYSREFWMFVGSVFLALSCLQLVFVTSIPVWNAMFDTHIAPPNDKVTLYNIFQSAFAVIIALFMGFTQFLKYKKTETTRFFITAVVYLVFAVLIGALIVYVTGIYKLHFVYVLLMVAAVYSVLSNAKVLSDAFKGKFKLAGSAVAHIGFGLLLIGALISAGTSKVVSQNTTGEQYSAEFAKANDPRENIMLYKNQPVKMGEYEVTYIGDSIALPNHYFKVDYKKIDANGKIKDEFILKPNSQANRKMGLVSSPDTKHFLFHDLYTHVSMAPIKYDDELRGQEAGHEGEADDDKNYDPPIAHEVAVGDTIRFREGYMVLKGLNKDAHVQDIKLSGNDIAVGADLEIVSHGKSYMAEPIFMVKGGNGFDFARKVDDAGLKLRFSKIIPEKNKVEVTVYQQPESKKPYIVMRAIQFPYINFFWSGTIIMVIGFLMSIFRRNKELKTV from the coding sequence ATGGATACAGCTTTTAAAGGGGAACACCTTGTGCCGGGCCATTTAGGCCAATTCTTTATCATCCTGGCATTTGGTGCCGCTTTATTATCAACCATCAGCTACTACTTCGCGGCTACCAGTAACGATAAACTGGATAAATCGTGGTTATGGCTGGGCCGTGTGGGCTTCTGGTTAAATACCGTTTCGGTTATAGGTATTGGCAGCTGCCTTTTTTATATTATTTATAATCATCTTTTTGAATATCACTATGCCTGGGCGCATTCATCGCGTACACTGCCGGTTTACTACATTATTTCCAGCTATTGGGAAGGCCAGGAGGGCAGTTTTTGGCTGTGGGGTTTCTGGCAGGCTGTGCTGGGTAACTTGCTGATATGGAAAGCCAAATCGTGGGAGCGCCCGGTAATGACCGTTATTTCTTTATCACAGGTGCTACTTTCATCTATGCTATTAGGGGTAGAGATCTTTGGTACCCGTATAGGTAGTTCGCCATTTATATTGCTCCGTCAGGCTATTGAGGGCCCGATATTTAGTCGCCCGGATTATCTGGGCTATATTAAAGATGGTAATGGTCTGAACCCCTTACTGCAAAACTATTGGATGGTAATACACCCGCCAACATTATTCCTGGGTTTCGCTTCTATGATAGTACCATTTGCTTATGCTGTTGCCGGTTTATGGCAAAAGCGCTATAAAGAATGGGTACAGCCGGCAATATCGTATGCGCTTTTTGCGGTAATGGTATTGGGTACCGGTATCATCATGGGTTCGTTCTGGGCTTATGAATCGTTAAACTTTGGTGGCTTTTGGGCTTGGGACCCGGTAGAGAACGCCTCGGTTATCCCATGGCTTACATTGATAGGCGCGGTGCACGTGCTGATAGTTTATAAAAACACCGGGCACGCATATTTTACGGCCTTATTCCTTACATTGATCAGCTTTGTGCTGGTGCTTTATGCATCATTTTTAACACGTAGCGGTATACTTGGTGAAACTTCGGTACATGCATTTACTGATTTAGGAATGTTTTGGCACTTGGTGGTTGATGTGCTGATTTTCCTGATCATTGTGGTGGTTTTAATTGCAGTTCGCTGGAAAGAATTGCCGATCAGTAAAAAAGAGGAAGAAACTTATTCGCGCGAGTTTTGGATGTTTGTAGGTTCGGTATTCCTGGCCTTATCATGTTTGCAATTAGTGTTTGTAACCTCCATACCTGTTTGGAATGCCATGTTCGATACACACATTGCGCCGCCTAACGATAAGGTGACGCTATATAATATCTTCCAGAGTGCATTTGCGGTTATTATAGCCTTATTTATGGGCTTCACCCAGTTTTTAAAATATAAAAAAACAGAAACCACCCGGTTTTTTATCACTGCGGTAGTCTACCTGGTTTTTGCCGTATTAATTGGCGCATTAATAGTGTATGTAACCGGGATATACAAGTTGCACTTTGTATACGTGTTATTAATGGTGGCGGCTGTATACTCGGTATTATCAAACGCTAAAGTATTATCCGACGCCTTTAAAGGCAAGTTTAAACTGGCCGGCTCGGCAGTGGCGCATATTGGGTTTGGCTTATTGCTTATTGGCGCCTTAATATCTGCCGGTACCAGCAAAGTAGTATCTCAAAACACCACCGGCGAGCAGTATAGCGCCGAATTTGCCAAGGCTAATGATCCGCGCGAGAATATTATGTTATACAAAAACCAACCGGTTAAAATGGGGGAGTATGAGGTAACATATATTGGCGATTCTATAGCTTTGCCGAACCATTACTTTAAAGTTGACTATAAAAAAATTGACGCAAACGGTAAAATAAAAGATGAGTTTATCCTGAAGCCAAACTCGCAGGCTAACCGCAAAATGGGTCTGGTTTCGTCTCCGGATACTAAACACTTTCTTTTCCATGATCTATATACCCACGTAAGTATGGCGCCTATTAAGTACGACGATGAGTTACGCGGACAGGAAGCTGGGCACGAGGGAGAAGCTGATGATGACAAAAACTACGATCCACCAATAGCGCATGAAGTTGCCGTAGGCGATACCATCCGTTTCCGCGAAGGTTATATGGTACTGAAAGGGCTGAATAAAGATGCTCATGTGCAGGATATTAAGCTGAGCGGCAATGATATTGCTGTCGGCGCCGATCTTGAAATTGTATCGCATGGCAAAAGTTATATGGCCGAGCCTATTTTTATGGTGAAAGGCGGTAACGGCTTCGATTTTGCCCGCAAGGTTGATGATGCCGGCCTGAAATTGCGCTTTTCAAAAATAATCCCTGAAAAGAATAAAGTAGAGGTAACTGTTTATCAGCAACCAGAAAGTAAGAAGCCATACATTGTAATGCGTGCTATTCAGTTTCCTTACATTAACTTCTTTTGGTCGGGTACTATTATTATGGTTATAGGGTTCCTGATGTCGATATTCAGGAGAAATAAGGAGTTAAAGACGGTTTAA
- the iscX gene encoding Fe-S cluster assembly protein IscX, with product MIQDKFALPIHWNDYEDIAMGLYEKFGDDFGESKIYRIRFTDLLEWVLALPNFAGTREQANEGHLEQIQSAWVYEWRDNQ from the coding sequence ATGATACAAGACAAATTCGCGTTACCCATCCACTGGAATGATTATGAAGATATTGCCATGGGGCTTTACGAAAAGTTTGGTGACGATTTTGGCGAGTCGAAAATATACCGCATCCGCTTTACCGATCTGTTAGAGTGGGTGCTTGCATTACCCAACTTTGCCGGTACCCGCGAACAGGCAAACGAAGGTCACCTGGAGCAAATTCAAAGCGCCTGGGTTTACGAGTGGCGCGATAACCAATAG